A region of the Lysobacter sp. K5869 genome:
ACAACAACGCGATGACGGCGACCACGCCGCCGCCGGCCCACTTGAAGAAGGTGCTCAGCGCCATCCGTGGCTCTCCGTGTTGTGCCGCCGCGCTTACGCGGCTTCGTACGCGCCGTACCCGCGCAGCCGCTCGTAGCGGCGTTGCAGCAGTTCGTCCACCGGCACGCCTTCCAGCGCGTCGAGTTCGTTGAGCAGCACCGCTTTGAGGCGAGTCGCCATCTGCTTGGGATTGCGGTGCGCGCCGCCGATGGGTTCGCGCACGATCTTGTCGATCAGGCCCAACTCGGACAGGCGCTTGGCGGTCAGGCCGAGCTGTTCGGCCGCGTCCTTGGCCTTTTCCGCGGTCTTCCACAGGATCGAGGCGCAGCCTTCGGGGGTGATCACCGAGTAGGTGCTGTATTCCAGCATCAAGGTGCGGTCGCCCACGCCGATGGCGAGCGCGCCGCCGGAACCGCCTTCGCCGATCACGGTGCAGATCACCGGGATCTTGAGGCCGGCCATTTCCATCAGGTTGCGGGCGATGGCTTCGGACTGGCCGCGCTCTTCGGCGTCGATGCCCGGCCACGCGCCGGCGGTGTCGATGAAGGTCAGCAGCGGCAGGCCGAAGCGTTCGGCCAGCTTCATCAGGCGCAGCGCCTTGCGGTAGCCCTCGGGGCGCGGCATGCCGAAGTTGCGCTTGATCTTGCTCTTGGTGTCGCGGCCCTTCTGGTGGCCGATCACCACCACGCTGCGGCCGCCGATGCGGGCGAGGCCGCCGACGATGGCGTTGTCGTCGGCGAAGGCGCGGTCGCCGGCCAGTTCCTGGAACTCGTCGCACATCACCCGCACGTAATCCAGCGTGTACGGCCGGGCCGGGTGGCGGGCGAGCTGGGAGATCTGCCACGAGGACAAGTCGCGGAAGATCTGCGCGGTGCGCAAGCGCAGCTTGTCCTGCAACGCGTGGATTTCGGAGTCGATGTCGACCTGCGGGCCGCTGCTGGCGTGGCGCAGCTCCTGGATCTTGGCTTCCAGGTCGGCGATGGGCTGCTCGAAGTCGAGGTAGTTCGGGTTCATGCGTGGGCCATGGGCCGGGGAAGGGGACAGTCTAGCTCAGGCGGCGCGACCGTACCGATAGGCATGGGGTGGGTACGGAAACTGAGGAACGAGTGGAGAGGAACGAGCAACGAACGGCACGGGTGGGGGCGTACTCGTTGCTCGGTTTCTCCAAGGCGGGTGCGATGGCGTGGAGAGCCCGGCAACGAGCCGATCCGGCGACTCGTTCCTCGTTTCTCTCCGCTCGTTCCCGCCTCAATCGCCCCCGGACCGCGCCCACGGCTTCGACAGCGTCAGCTTCACCGCCTTCACCCCGGGCTGCGCGCGCAGCAGCCCGGTCAGCTCGGCGTCGATGCGCACCGACTGCGGGCCGTTGAGGTCGAGCATGCCGGCCGCGCCGTCGCGCAGCAGGTCCAGGCGGATCGGGGTCGGGCCGGGGCGTTGCTTGGCGAGCAGCGCGTCGACCCGCTGCCAGGTGCCGGGCACGCGCAGGTCCAGGCGCAGGGCCAGACGCTGGGCGTGCTTGGCGCAGACCGCGTTGTAGTCCCAGCAGCGCGCCGCGCGCAGGGCGAAGCCGCCGCTGAAAGCGTCCTCGCGCAGGCCGCCCTGGATCACCAGCAGGCGGTCGCGCGCGAGCATCGAGGCGAATTCGCTGTAGGTCTCGGAGAAGAACGCGCACTCCAGGCGGCCGCGGCCGTCCTCGATCTGCACGAACATCTGGCTGTCGCCCTTCTTGCGCAGGCCGACGACTTGGCCGGCGACGATCACTTCCAGTTCCGGACGCCAGCCGCTGCGCGCGCTTTCCGGGCGCTTTTCCCAGATGCCTTCGAGCTCGCCTAGGTCGGTGCCGACCAGCGAACGCAGCTCGTCGCGGTACGGATCGAAGGGATGGCCGCTGAGGTAGTGGCCGAGGGTTTCGCGTTCGCCGTGCAGGATCTGCGCCAGCGGCCACTCGTTGGTTTCCGGCAGGTCCAGGTGCAGCGCAGGCGCGGCGGCTTCGAAGCCGCCGAACAGCGAGACCTGGCCCGCCGCGCGTTCCTTCGCCAGTTGGTCGGTGGCCTTGATCGCTTCGGGCAGCTGCAGCATCAGGCTCGCGCGGTTCTTGCCCAGGCCGTCGAGCGCGCCGGCGTGGGTCAGCGCTTCCAGCGCGCGACGGTTGAGCTTGCCGCTGTCCACGCGCTTGCAGAAGTCGAGCAGGTCGACGAACGGGCCGGCGCGGCGCGCTTCCACGATCGCCTCGCACACGCCGCGGCCGACGCCCTTCACCGCGCCGATGCCGTAGCGGATGGTGTTGGCGTCGATCGCCTCGAACATGTACTCCGATTCGTTGACGTGCGGCGGCAGCACGGTGATGCCCATCACCCGCGCTTCGTCGAGGAAGTTCACCACCTTGTCGGTGTTGTCCATGTCCGACGAGCAGGTCGCGGCCATGAACTCGGCGCCGTAGTGGCGCTTGAGCCAGCCGGTCTGATACGCGACCAGCGCGTAGGCGGCCGAGTGCGACTTGTTGAAGCCGTACTCGGCGAACTTCTCCATCAAGTCGAAGATCGGGCTGGCCTGCTTGGCCGGGATGTTGCGCTCGGCGCAGCCGGCTTCGAACTTGGCGCGCTCCTTGGCCATCTCCTCCGGCTTCTTCTTGCCCATCGCGCGGCGCAGCATGTCGGCGCCGCCGAGGGTGTAGCCGGCCAGGACCTGGGCGATCTGCATCACCTGTTCCTGGTAGACGATGACGCCGTAGGTCGGCGCCAGCACCGGTTCCAGCGAGTCGTGCGGATAGGTGACTTCGGCGTTGCCGTGCTTACGGTCGACCCAGTCCTTGTCCATCCCCGAGCCCAGCGGGCCGGGACGGAACAGCGCGGCGAGCGCGATGATGTCTTCGAAGGTGTCGGGCTTGGCGCGCTTGAGCAGCTCGCGCATGCCGCGCGATTCGAACTGGAACACCGCGACCGTGTCGCCGCGCGCGAACAGTTCGTAAGTGGGCTTGTCGGTCAGCTCCAGCGCGTTGACGTCGAGCGGTTCGAGCCCTTCCTTGGCGCGGCGCTTGTTGATCGCGCGCACCGCCCAATCGATGATCGTCAGCGTGCGCAGGCCGAGGAAGTCGAACTTGACCAGGCCGACGGCTTCGACGTCGTCCTTGTCGAACTGGGTCACCGGGTTGCGGCCGCGGCCCTCGCCGTCGTGTTCGGCGAACAGCGGGCAGAAATCCGACAGCGGGCTCGGCGCGATCACCACGCCGCCGGCGTGCTTGCCGGCGTTGCGGGTCAGGTCTTCCAGGCTGCGCGCCAGGTCGAGCAGGTCGCGCACGTCGTCTTCGTTGCGGTAGCGCTGGATCAGGTCGGCCGAGGCCAGTTCCGGATTCTTCGCCGCCGCCTCGGATTCGCCCAGCGCGTCGTCGAGCGAGATGCCCAAGGTCATCGGGATCAGCTTGGCGATGCCGTCGACGAAGCCGTAGGGATGGCCGAGCACGCGCCCGGCGTCGCGCACCACCGCCTTCGCGGCCATGGTGCCGTAGGTGATGATCTGCGAGACGCGGTCGCGGCCGTACTTGCGTGCGACGTAGTCGATGACCTCGTCGCGGCGGTCCATGCAGAAGTCGATGTCGAAGTCGGGCATCGACACGCGTTCGGGATTGAGGAAGCGCTCGAACAGCAGGTCGTAGGGCAGCGGGTCCAGATCGGTGATGCCCAGCGCCCACGCCACCAGCGAACCGGCGCCCGAACCGCGGCCCGGGCCGACCGGGATCTCGTGGTCCTTGGCCCAGTTGATGAAGTCCGCGACGATCAGGAAGTAGCCGGGGAAGCCCATCTTGATGATGACGTCCAGCTCCACGTCCAGGCGCTGGTCGTATTCCTCGCGGGTCTTGCCGGGCGCGAGCGGGTTCTTCTCCAGGCGCTTGGCCAGGCCTTCGCGCGACTGCGTGCGCAACCACGATTCGATGGTGTGGTCGCTCGGCGTGGGGAACGCCGGCAGCGCGTATTCGCCGAGCTTGAGCTCGACGTTGCAGCGCGTGGCCAGGGCCAGGGCGTTGTCGATCGCGTCGGGCGCGTCGGCGAACAGCGCGGCCATTTCCTCGCTGGTCTTGAGGTATTGCTCTTCGGTGTAGTCGCGCGGGCGCTTGGGGTCGTCGAGCACGCGGCCGGAGGCGATGCACACGCGCGCTTCGTGCGCGTCGAAGCCGTCGCGGTCGAGGAAGCGCGCGTCGTTGCTGGCCACCACCGGCAGGCCGCGCTTGCTCGCGGCGTGCAGGGCGAAGGCGTTGAAGGCGTCTTCGCCGTCGCGCTGGGTGCGGGTGAGTTCCAGGTGCAGGCGGTCGCCGAACACGCCCTGCCAATCCACCAGCCAGGCGTGGGCGAGTTCTTCGCGGTTGGTCGCGGCCAAGCGTCCGCCAAGGCTGTTGCGGCCGGCCAGCGCGAACAGGCCGTCGTTGTCCTCGCGCAGCCATTCCGGACGCAGCACCACGCCTTCGGTGCGGTGGCCTTCCATCCAGGCGCGGCTGAGCAGGCGCGACAGGCTCAGGTAACCGCCGCGGTCGCGGCACAGCAGGGTCATGCGCGTGGCGGCTTCGTTGCCGTCGGCGAGGTGCACGTCGGCGCCGATGATCGGCTTGATGCCGGCGCCTTCGCAGGATTTGTAGAACTTGACCGCGGCGAAGATGTTGTCGACGTCGGTCAGGGCGACGGCCGGCTGGCCGAGGGCGACGCAACGCTTGACCAGATCGCCGATGCGGAGGGTCGAGTCGGCCAGCGAGTACTCGCTGTGCAAGTGGAGATGAACGAAGGGAGCGGACATGCGTACCGGGTCTGCGGCCGTGCCGGGGAAGATCGTGCCGTGAGCCTCGCGCCTTGGCGGCGAGAGCCCGGGACGGCCGTCGGCACGGCGGGGAAAGTGCCGGATTGCAGGGTATCAGTACGGTGGTTTGGGGCAAGGCTTGACAGCGGGGTGGGGCGGGGAACGAGCGGGGAGGAACGAGGAACGAGTGGCTGGCGGTGGGGCTGGCGGCGGCGTTGTGCGGTTTTGGGCGGTTGTGGTTTCGGTGCGGCGGAGGGGGTATGCGTTTGTCCGTGGAGCGTCGCGGCGGGTGGGGATACGAGGTCGGGCGGTGCGGCTCGGCTGCGGGTTTTCTCGGCCGACGATTGGCCGCGTCGCGGCTTGCGCCACTCCTGCAGGTAGCTTCGGATGGAACGGGTGCGAGCGTGGGGCGGGAATGTCGCGGCGAGCGGGAATGCGGGGTTGGGTGGCGCGTCGCGGCTTGCGCCGCTCCTACAGGGCGAGTCCGTTGCGGCCGAAGCCGCCTGTAGGAGCGGCGTGAGCCGCGACCGCGACAATCCGAACTACGGCGCGACCGCACTCGCCGGCGCAGCCACAGCCGCGAGGCGCCGCGCACGCGACGCCCCGATGACGGGCCGCTCGGCCGCCAACCCGCTCAAGTCACCCGAAACACCGGCTCCGGCGTGCGCCCGTTGGCGTAATGGCTGTCGCTGACCCGCGCGTGGTGCTGCAGCAAGGCCAACTCGGCCAGCCGGTCGCGGACCCAGGCCGCGCGCTGCTCGCCGGCGTCGCCGGCCGGGTGTTCGACCTGCAGATAGGCGCGGAAGTCGCGGTAGTCCTCGGCTTCGGCCGCGAACGCCGGCCAGGTCAGTTCGATCAGCAGCACGTCGTCGAGCAGGCCCAGCAGCGGCACCCGGTCGTCGATCAGGTCCTCGCCTTGGTCGACGTAGGCGAACAAACGCTGCAGGCGCCGGCGCGTCGCCGAATCGCAATCCCAGGCCGGGTCGGCGGCCATCGCGCGCAGGTCCTGCAGGCACCGCAGGCGGGTGTCGATGGCGTGGCGGGCCTGCGCGGGCGGCAGTTGCGCCAGCCAGCCGGCGAGGCGCTCCAGGCGGTCGGCGTCGACCCGCGCGGCGTCGGGGTGGATCTCGTGGACCAGCGCGTCGAAGGCGGCGATCGCGGCCGGGCGCAGGACCATCGCCGGCTCGTAGGGCTGGTGGTGGTGCGACGGCGGGGCGCGCTCGAACGGCAGCGGCTCGGCGGTCCGGGTGGGGTGAGGCATGCGCATGGGACACCTCGCGGCCGGCCCGTTTCGGGGGGCGGGGAGGTCCGCGTCGCGGGCCGGAAAACGACGCGGACCGGTGCGTTGGGAGCGTGGCCAACGATGCGCCTGGGCGGAGTCTGCGCGCGAGGGTCTGAAGTCGTTGTGACCTGTGGCACGCCTGAGCGTTCAGGCGGACGGCGCGGCGTTCAGTCGGCGGCGTCGACCCGGCGGACCCGGCCGTCGTAGTGAATGAGCCGCCCCAGCAGCGGGAAATCGGCCTGGGAGAAGAACCGCAGCGCGCCGTCCTCGTCCTGCGCCTCCCACGACACGATCCGCGGCCCGAGCGCGCGCGGCAGCGGCAGCGGGCCCAGCGCCCAGCCGGCGAAATCCCAATGCAGCGCGCCGGCGTCTTCGCGCAGGGCGAAGCGGAAGCGGAACGGGCCGAAGGTTTCGGCCAGCCGCCCATCGGCGCCGGGATGGAACGAGGAGGCGAAGCGGCGCGCGCCGAAGCGGCGGTGCCAGCGCTCGCGGCCGTCGCGGGTTTCGATGCGCAGACTCACCGGCGTGCGTTCGGCCGGCACCGGAAACCCGAACCACCAACGCAGCCAACGCGCCGGCGCGTGCGCGGCGCCGCGCACCAGCGCTTCGCCCGCGTAGACGCCGTCGCCGGCCTCGTGGAACTCGCGCACCGCCGGACGCAGGCGCGCGTGCGCGTCGCGGCCGAGCAACTGCGCGAACACCCGCGGCGCGGGCGCGTCGTCGGCCGCGGCCATGTTCAGAACAGCTCGGTCTGCACGAACGCGTCGCGCACCGGCGCGAAGCTGCGCCGGTGCTGCGGACACGGCCCGTGCGCCTGCAGCGCGGCCAGATGCGCGGCGGTGGAATAGCCCTTGTGGCGGTCGAAGCCGTAGTGCGGCCAGGTCTCGTGCAATTGCTGCATGAGCCGGTCGCGCGCGACCTTGGCCAGGATCGAGGCGGCCATGATCGCCGGCTCGATCGCGTCGCCGCCGATCAGCGCCTCGCCGCGGCAGGGCAGGCCCTTGGGCAGATGGTTGCCGTCCACGCGCGCCAGATCCGCTTGCGGGTTCAAGCCCGTCAGCGCGCGGCACATGCCGGCCATGGTCGCCTGGAAGATGTTGATGCGGTCGATCTCCTCGACCTCGACGAACTCGATCCGCCACGCCAGCGCGCGTTCCTGGATCAGCGGGAACAGCGCCTCGCGCTTGGCCTCGGTGAGCTTCTTGGAATCGTCCAGCCCGTCGATGCGCCGGCGCGGGTGCAGGATCACCGCGGCCACCGCGACCGGCCCGGCCAGCGGCCCGCGGCCGGCTTCGTCGACGCCGGCGATGAGGCGGGGCTTGCGGCGGGTGGGGGCGGTGGGAATGTCCAAGGGCTAGGAACGAGTGAAGAGGAACGAGTGAAGAGGAACGAGTGAAGAGGAACGAGTCGAAGCGGGCGGAGCGACGAGGCGGCCGGTCGCCGCGACTCGTCGCTCGTTCCTGGAGTTTAAATCACGGGCTCGCGGACGGTTTCGCGCCCGCGCCTTCGCCGATCAACTCGCCGATGGCGTCGGCGGCGCGCGCGGAGGCGTCGCGCTTGAGCTCCAGGTGGATGCGCTGGAACTTCGGCAGCAGCGCCGCGCTCGCGGCGGGGTCGCGCAGCCAGCGCAGGGTCGCGCCGGCGAGGTTTTCCGGGGTGCAGTCGTGCTGCATCAGCTCGGGCACCACGGCTTCGCCGGCGAGCACGTTCGGCAGCGCGTAGTGGTCGACCTTGAGCATGCCCAGGCGCTTGACCAGGGTGTAGGTCAGCGGCGAGACCTTGTAGGCCACCACCATCGGCCGCTTGGCCAGCATCGCTTCCAGCGTGGCGGTGCCCGAGGCCAGCAGCACCGCGTCGCTGGCGACCATCACCGTGCGCGCGCCGCGGTCGACGATGCGCAGCGCGCGGCGCACGCGTTCGCCGTCGGGATGCGCGGCGAGGATGCGCTCGAACGCGGCCCGCGCGCGCGCGCTGGCCATCGGCGCGACGATGCCCAGGCGCGGTTCGGCCGCCAGCAGCAGCGCGGCGCAGGCGATGAAATCGGCGGCCAGGGTTTCGATCTCGCCCACGCGCGAACCCGGCAGCATCGCCAGGATCGGCGCTTCGTCGTCGAGCCCGAGGGTCATGCGCGCGCCGTCGCGGTCGGGCTGCACCGGCATCTCGTCGGCGAGCGGATGGCCGACGAAGCGCGCGTCCACGCCGTATTCGGCGTAGATCGGCGGCTCCATCGGGAACAGGCACAGCACCCGGTCGGCGCTGAGCCCGATCTTCTGCGCGCGCTTGCGCCGCCACGCCCACACCGACGGGCTGACGTAGTGCGCGGTGCGCACGCCGCGCTGCTTGAGCCAGCGCTCGACCCCGAGATTGAAGTCGGGCGCGTCGATGCCGATGAAGGCGTCGGGCTTCCAATCCAGGATGCGTTGGCGCACGTCGCGGCGCAGGCGCAGCAGCCGCGGCAGGTGCTTGAGCACTTCGACCAAGCCCATCACCGCCAGTTCGCCGGCGTCGAACCAGGTGTCCATGCCGGCCGCGCGCATCTGCTCGCCGCCAATGCCGACGAACTCGGCGCCGGGATAGCGCCGGCGCAGTTCCTGGATCAGTCCCGCGCCGAGCAGGTCGCCGGAGGCTTCGCCGGCGATCAGGGCGAAGCGCGGCGGCGGAGGCGGCGCGGCGGGAAAGATTTCGTCGATGGGGGCGGTGGGAGCGGCGGTCGCGGCGTTCATCGGGGGATGGGGCGCTCTTGGAAGTGGCGTTCCAGTTCGAGTTCGTACTGGCTGCGTTCGAATACGAATCGCAGCGGACCGGGCGGGGCGGACGCGGAGGTCGCCGCGGTCTCGTCGCCGCCATTCTCGCCCGGATTCGGCCCGACCATGGGGCCGGTATCGTCCTCGCGCGTCACTTGCCGCCAAACGACGTGATCGCGGTCAAGCTCCAGAATGCAGGAGATCACGCCGCAGTAGTCGCAGCCGCAGTGGCAGCGATACAGCACCAGCCGGCCCGAGCCGAACTGGTTGTGCGCCGGCTGCAGGCCCAGGAACGCGGCGCGGCCGCGTTCGGCCAGCGCCGGCGGCAGGGCAAGGTCGAGATCGGTATCGCTGTTGCCCAGATCGCGCGTCAGGCCGAGCCAGTGCGCGAGCGGGCGTTCGTCGATGAACAGTTCGGCGGCTTCGGCGCGGTGCGGCGCGCCGTCGATGTCGTAGGCGACGACGGTCCGGCCGATGCGCAGGCGCTGGACCGTCGCGCTCATCGCCGCCTCAGCGCAGCAGCGGCCGCTCGCCGGTGCCGATGAAGTCGAGCAGCGCGCGCACGTCGACGCTGTCGGCGGCGAGCTCCTCGAGCTTGGCGCGCGCTTCCTCCAGCGAGGTGCCGGACATGAAGACGGCGCGGTAGGCGCGCTTGATCGCGGCGATGCGCTCGGGGCCGAAACCGCGGCGCTTGAGCCCTTCGGCGTTGATCCCGCGCGGGCGGCCGTAGCCGTCCTGGGCCACCATCAGGAACGGCGCGACGTCGCCGTTGACCAGCGCGCCCATGCCGATGAAGGCGTGCGCGCCGACCCGGCAGAACTGATGGATGCCGGAGAAGCCGCTCATGATGACGTGGTCTTCGACGGTGACGTGGCCGGCCAGCGTGGAGTTGTTGGAGAACACGCAGTCGTTGCCGATGCGGCAATCGTGGGCGACGTGGGTGTAGGCCAGCAGCCAGTTGCGGTCGCCGATGCGGGTGACGCCGCCGCCGCTGCCGGTGCCGCGGTTGACGGTGACGAACTCGCGGAAGCTGTTGCCGTCGCCGATTACCAGTTCGGTGCGCTCGCCGGCGAACTTCTTGTCCTGCGGGTCGCCGCCGATCGCGCACTGCGCGTGGAAGCGGTTGTCGCGGCCGATCCGGGTCGGCCCGTGGACCACGCAGTGCGGGCCGAACACGGTGCCGTCGCCGACCTCGACCTCGGCGCCGATGTAGCAGAACGCGCCGACCACGACGCCGTCGCCGAGCTTCGCGGCGGGATCGACGAAGGCGGTGGGGTGGATGGTGGCGCTCATCGGATCAGTCCTTGGCTTCGGCGCACATGATGTCGGCGCTGGCCACCTCGCAGCCGTCGACGCGGGCGACGCCGCGGAACAAGGCCATGTTGCGGATCATGCGCTTGAGATCGACTTCCAGCTCCAGGCGGTCGCCGGGCACGACCATGCGCGAGAAGCGGGCGTTGTCGACCTTGACCAGATAGAACGAGCGGCCCGCGGCGACGCCGCCGTGCGAGACCTGGGTCAGCAGGCCGCCGGCCTGGGCCAGCGCCTCGATCACCAGCACGCCGGGCATGACCGGGTTGCCGGGGAAATGGCCGTTGAAGAAAGGCTCGTTGCAGCTCACGCCCTTGATGGCGAGCACGCGCTTGTGCGGTTCCAGTTCCAGCACGCGGTCGATCAGCAGGAACGGGTAGCGGTGCGGGAGCAGTTGCTGGATCGCCGGCACGTCGAGCGGGAGTTGCAGGGTCTGGCTCATCTTGTCTTTCGTCCTTTATCGCACGTCCTGTGCTCGCAGCCGCCGTGCGTGGCGGCCCTTGTGGTGTGACACGGTACCGTCATTGTCCCGCAGTTTCCCCGGCGGGTGTGGCGGCACCGTATGGAGCCCGGCGCGACCGGGCGGGCGGCTCAGCCCTCGTCCGCGTCGGAACCGCCGCGGGTGCGCCGGGCGATCGCGTCGAGCTGCTTGAAGCGCGCGGCGTTCTTGCGCCAGCTGCGGTTGTCCATCAGCGGGGTGCCGGAGGAGTACTCGCCGGGCTCGCGGATCGAGCGGGTGACCAGGCTCATCGCGGTGATGGTGACCTTGTCGCAGACTTCCAGATGGCCCAGCACGCCGGCGCCGCCGCCGATCAGGCAGTAGCGGCCGATCTTGGCGCTGCCGGCCGCGGCCGAGCAGCCGGCCATGGCGCTGTGCGCGCCGATGTGGACGTTGTGGCCGATCTGGATCTGGTTGTCGAGGCGCACGTCCTCTTCGAGCACGGTGTCCTCGATGGCGCCGCGGTCGATCGTGGTGTTGGCGCCGATCTCGCAGTCGTCGCCGATCGATACGCCGCCGAGCTGCGGCACCTTGAGCCAGCGCCCGGCTTCCATCGCCAAACCGAAGCCGTCGGCGCCGAGCACCGCGCCGGGGTGGATCAGCACGCGCCGCCCCAGCCGCACCCGGGTCACCAGGGTCACCCGGGCGACCAGTTCGCAGCCTTCGCCGACGATGCAGTCGTCGCCGATCACGCAGCCCGGGCCGAGCATCGCGCCGGCTTCGATGCGGCTGCGCGCGCCGATGCTGACGAACGGGCCGACGTGGGCGAGCGGAGAGACTTCGGCGCTGGGATCGATGGCCGCGGAGGGATGGATGCCGGCCGGGCGTTCGGGCTTGGGCTCGAACAGGGCGGACATCTTGGCGAAGGCCGAGTAGGGATCGCGCGCGATCAGCGCGGTGCCGGGGTAACCCGCGGCCGCGTCCTCGCGCATCACCACCACGCCGGCGGCGCTGCCGTCGAGCTGCGAGCGGTATTTGGGATTGGCGAGGAACGCCAATTGCGCCGGCCCGGCCTTGGCCAGGGTGCCGACGCCGGCGACGCGGATGTCGCCGTCGCCGTGCAGGCCGAGCGCGAAGCGCTCGGCCAGTTCGGACGCGGTGTAGGAAACCGGATTCACGCCAGGATGCGGCCGCGAGGCCGCGCTCAGAACGTGCCGCCGAAGGTGAACTGCAGGCGCTCGAGTTCGTCGCCGCGGCCGGTCTTCTTGCCGTTGACGTCGAGCACGTCGTCCTGCTTCTTGAACGGGAACGCGTAGCTGATCGAGATCGGGCCCATCGGCGAGCGCCACATCAGCGCGATGCCGGCCGAGGCGCGCAGTTCGCCCGCGTCGAAGGCGTCGTAGTCCTTGTAGACGTTGCCGAAGTCGACGAACGCCGACACGCGCGCGGCCGGAGTGTCGAGCAGGGTCGGGAAGTACATTTCCAGCGAGCCGGTGGTCTTGAACGCGCCGCCCAGCGGCTGCGCGTAGGTGCCGTTGTTGGAGGCCTCGCGCGGACCCAGGGTGTTGTCGGTGAAGCCGCGCACCGAACGCACGCCGCCGGCGTAGAAGTTCTCGAAGAACGGCAGGCCGGTCGCGGTGATGGTTTCCGGCGGCAGCGGGCCGGGGCCGTCGCGGTCGATCACGCGGCTGGTGTCGCTGCCGTAGCTGTCGCCGTAGCCCAGTTCGGCGCGGGTGTTGAGCACCAGATGGCGCGACAGCGGCCAGAACTTGGAGAAGCTGTAGTTGATCTTGTAGTACTCGACCGTCGAGCCCGGCAGGGTCGCTTCCAGCCACAGGCGCTGCTGGGTGCCGGCGGTCGGGGTCAGCGCGTGGTTGAGGCTGTTGCGGCCCCAGCCGATCTGCGCGCGCCAGGCCTTGAAGGTGCGGTGGCCGAGCGCATCGAGGTAATCGACGATGCTCTGCGGGGTGTAGCTGCGGCCGATCAGGATCTCGTTGCTGTCGATGCCGACCAGGCCGGTGATGGCGTCGGTCTCGGTCAGCGGAATGCCCAGCACGACCTGCGCGGTGCCGTTGGTGGTGGAGTACTGCGCGGTGTTGAAGTCGGAGTAGTCCAACTTGCGCCACGACAGGTTGTAGCCCAGCGAGACGCCGTCGTCGGTGAAGTAGGGGTTGGTGTAGGAGAAGTCGAAGCGCTCTTGGTAGTAGCTGCGCT
Encoded here:
- the lpxD gene encoding UDP-3-O-(3-hydroxymyristoyl)glucosamine N-acyltransferase, which translates into the protein MNPVSYTASELAERFALGLHGDGDIRVAGVGTLAKAGPAQLAFLANPKYRSQLDGSAAGVVVMREDAAAGYPGTALIARDPYSAFAKMSALFEPKPERPAGIHPSAAIDPSAEVSPLAHVGPFVSIGARSRIEAGAMLGPGCVIGDDCIVGEGCELVARVTLVTRVRLGRRVLIHPGAVLGADGFGLAMEAGRWLKVPQLGGVSIGDDCEIGANTTIDRGAIEDTVLEEDVRLDNQIQIGHNVHIGAHSAMAGCSAAAGSAKIGRYCLIGGGAGVLGHLEVCDKVTITAMSLVTRSIREPGEYSSGTPLMDNRSWRKNAARFKQLDAIARRTRGGSDADEG